Genomic segment of Pongo pygmaeus isolate AG05252 chromosome 1, NHGRI_mPonPyg2-v2.0_pri, whole genome shotgun sequence:
cacATTTAGTTTAAGTAATAAATCCAGGGGACTCCaaataaagaaagagaactcTTCTAGGATCTCAGAAGTCCCCTGCTTACCCTCCCCCATCCAGAGAGAACCGTCATCCTGAACCTTTGGCTGAATCACTTCCTTTTCTTCATAGTTTTACCGTCTGTCTCAGTTATCTCTTGCTGCACAGCACACCACCCCAAAACCCAGTGGCATAAGTCATCAGTGAGTCAGTATTTCTTACAGTTTGATGGGTGGACAGGCAGTCGCTTGCTCCTCGGGGTGTTGGTTGAGGCTGTGCGTGCAGCAGCGCACAGCTGGGCTGGGAGGTCCAGGAAAGTGTCCCTTGCCGCAGAGCATTGGTGCTGTCCGTGGCCTCTCTGCTTTTCTCCGTGTGCCCTCTCCCCAGAGCCTCTCCATGTGTTTCCCACTCACACGGGAGCTTGGACTTTCCTCCAGCTCGGTGACTGGATTCCCAGGAGCCAGAGCAGAATCTTCCAGGCTTCTTTAGGTTTAGGTCTGAAATTGGCACAGTCCCTGCATCCTGATGGTCAGAGTCGTCTCTGGGCCATCCAGATTCCAACAGTAGGGAAAGAGACACCGTCTCTCCATGGGAGGTGTGGTGGGCCCTGGCAGGGGAGGAATGGCTGGCCATCCTGAGAGGGGCTTTGCATCATCCGCATCCGTTCCGCCATGTCGGTTCCGCCGCGTCCATTCCGCTGTGTCAGTGTGCCTGTCCGGACTCACGCTGCAGGTGtcctcagtgcctcagttttttGTTCCCCAGTGAATTCCTCGTGAGGGAGCCCAGGGCTCTGTGTCCAGCTAAGCTTTTGGTCATCAGGACAGCATCCCAGCTCtgacacctgaggtcagggagaaAAACTGAGTGACTAGAGGTGTTGGGAAAAGGTGCCCTATTGCAGCTAAGACTTTGTGAGGTGGGGTCAGGTCAGTCTGCATCTAAAATGAGGACTCTGGGCTGCTGGGCTCTGTGGTCTCGTTCTGTTGGCATTTTCTGTGGGTCTGAGGTTTTAGGATCTTCCTTAGAAGTCGCTTTAACTAGTGCCCATATTTATCGCCCACCACGCAAGGTGAAGTGAAGACCACAGACCTTGACACTTGTGCTTGAGCGATGGGCACTGTATTccaagggtggggtggggcaggctgCCTGGTGGGAACAGTATTTCTTCACCCTCTGTTCCTGCACGTCTGGGGGAGATGGGGAGCAGCTGGCTGTTGATCTGATTACTGTGGTTAACATCTCCCCAGACAGCACCTCCTAGCACGTACTTAGGAGGGGATATGCTCCTAGGACCTGCACACCCCTTCGCTCCCAGACCCTTTTCCTGTGTCCCTCCAAGCCTGGCCATCCTGCTGGGTTCCTGTCGCTGAGGAATAGATAAGAGGGGAACTAGGATACAGGCTGGTGATCCCTCCAGAGCAGTTCACGTGGGTTGGAGGTGGGGGACTGCCTAGTTTTAGCTCAGCCCCTCTGAGGGAAGGACCCAGCTGGCCATGCCTCCCGTCTCGCCACGGGCCTTGAGAGAGGGGctgttcaagcttcccagctgggGAACAGCCTGGGGGACCCTGAGCTCCACTTGCCCTATGAGGGTGGGGCTTCGGTTGTAAAGTCCACAGTGACACAGTTCTGCGGCTAACACCATTTAGCACTTAGTCCGCCTCCTCCTGGCCCCCTCGAGCTGCTCTTGCACCCCTGGGAGGCCAGTCCCAGATTGTACTGGTAAGCACATTTCAGCTGCTGCTGATCTCTCTGTGGGTACAGggctcctccctccatccctctctctctcccttccttccttctcctctcctttctttcccttacCTTGCCCATCTTCACTTCTTCCTCCCCCCTTCTTAtcatttctcctgttttcttcccttttggTGCATTTCTCTGTTGGGGCAGCCTCAGAGGATTATAGATGCCTCTGTTTCTCCTCCTAACACCCATGTGTGGGAGGAGCCCACTTCTGGGCGGGCACCTtgcattggaaaagtgcagtcgGCACAAAGGTGGAAAATGTTGCTCATGGGCACACAGCTGCTCTCTTGGCAGGTGGTGGTATGTGGGGGGCTGGGCCACCACCCACCCTGTCCTCGGGGccttttactattttattatctAGCGAATGTGTCTTATCTAATCTATCTagcttatccatccatccatccatccagtccCAGGACAGCTGTACTGTGTGGCTGGGCGGGGCTGCGCTTGCCAGGAAGCCTCAGGGCACATAGCCACAGGGAGGCTCATCCCAGCCTTGGGCCCACACAAGGTGGATTGATCCTGTCCCTCCCCTTGGCTAGGAGTCTTCTCACATGTCTCTTCCCGGCAAGTCAGATGGTTTTCCTGCTAGAGGGTTCTTTGTACCTCTGGGGGTTCAGCTGATGTTCCTCAGGTTGTTTTAGCACCGGGGTGGCTCAAGTTTTGGGTTGGCTCCTGGGGAAGGTGAGGAAGCCGGGCACACAGCCTGGAGAGAAGGGTTGGGCCTCACTTGCAAGTTCCAGATGGGCTGCTTCTGAAGCCAGTTGAGGATTTTGCCCTATGTGGGCCCTGGTATTCCCCTTTTCTGTACTTGGGGCTCCTGGGTATGTAGGGGGTGACTAGCAATTGAGGCCCAGGGCTTGCCACCCACACACCTGTGTGCTCACGTGACCTTTTCCACAGCCAGGAGAAGACAGCTCTAGGGTTGACGTGGCCTGGGCCCACCTCGCCCCTGCCTTTGGTTCCTTCTGCACCCACCTTGCCCTTTGTGCCCTTCAGGTATTGATCCACAAGCTGGACATTGGTGCCTCCCCACGTCTAGTGCATAGAAGCAGCAGCGCAGCCACGATTCTCCCTTGTGTTCCTTCAGGTCACAGATAGGAACCTGCTGCTTCCTGGGACTGAGGACAGGAGAGAAAGGCCTCTGTGCTTTGTTCCAGGTGGCCGTGTGCTGCTGCCAGCCACTTGGCTTTGGTGTGGGGCCAGCTGCCCCAGGGCCTTATCTCCTGATTTCGGGGCTGGCCCTGGCTCTCCAGTGCTTACACTTAGGGTTCTAGCCACAGCCATTTAGGAATGTCACTGAGAGAGCCGAAGCCTGCGCGGGGATGTGTAGGGGGAGGGAACAGCTGTTTCTGGGTCTCCGGAAGCAGCAGCAACGCTGAACTTGTGGCTCGGAGGCTGgtgtgctgtggctcatgcctgttgcCACTGCCATGCTCCCCGTTATTTGTTGCGTCACTTCCCCCCGCTCAGCAGATACCCCCACTTGTGAAAAGTTTCCAGACATCACGTGGTGGGGGGCCTTGGCGCCCTTCAAGGCTGACCTGTGCTGGTGTGAGGGGCGTGGCTTCCTCCGCGACTCATCACAGCCCGACAGCCATGCATGGCCACAGCAGCTTCAGAGCTGCGGCAGTGATTCACCCCCAAGATGCTGATGTCACAGGGGAGTGCCCGAGCCGGGGCAGAGCTGCCGAAACTGGGGGCGGAGAGCCCCAAAGTGTCCCTCTCACCTGCCCAGAAGCAAGGGGGGCCAGCCCCGTGCAGACTCAGGCCTCAGAGAAGAGGAGGAGTAGGCAGAGAACTCACTACCCCTTAGCACATCCTGGGCCAAGGCGTGACAGCCGTACCCAGTTGAATCTGTCTAATGTGGCCCCAGACAGTGGGTGCTGATTTTTCTCTTCAAACATTCTGAAATGGGTTCTTTCTAGAAAAGAGGGCCCGCTTATTTTCCCTAGACAATTGCTGATGTTGACGCCGACTCTGGGTGGTGTTGGGGCGGGAGGGAGAGCTGTTTTAGATAGTTACTTAGTCACGGCTTGTGCGGTTCAAGACTGCTCGGCACTGGGCCATGGAATTTTCCTGAGCATTTTCACTTGTGGGATTTCCAGGCATTAAAAGTGAGGCCCTTGACAGAGTTGTGGCCAGGTCAGCAGCTCTTGGGGTCAGGATCAAAGTTGTTTCTCCTGGGATGGCCACCAGGACACAGGTTTCTGGAGTCAGAAGACTCCGCAACTCTAGGTGGTTCCCATGAATCGGAAAGACAGGGAGCTCTAGGCTTTGTCGGGGGATGGGGTACGTGCAGAGCCTGAGAGGGGCCGAGTTCGGCTGATGAAACACCGTCTTGTCTTCACCTGTCCATGAGAGAATGAGAAAATAGGAAAGTTTTCTTAAAGACCAACATGTCCAATTGAAACATCTGTCCTTTATTCTGAGATTGTCATGCATTCTTTTTGTAACAAATGTTAAAGTGaccatgtcttttcatttttgaaatgatgACACATTTCAGTGTTCTGTGTTTGTTCCCTTTTTTGGCTTTTTCATGTTATTATCAGGCTGAATACGGAGGCGGCTGCCTCGTGTTGGTGCCCCAGTGCTTTTTGGTTTGGGCCACTTTTCCTGGCCAGTAAACCCAGGAATACAGGAGCCACCAGTTGGTTGAGTTCGGCTTGCAGGGGGTATCTGAAGTGAACTGCCCTTTTGTGGCAGAAATGCCCTCACTTGTTTGAATCCTGTCTTCTCCATGGTGCTCGCCTGGGAGTTTGGGAGTGACTATTGAGTGTGTCTGACGTCCTTTCTCCGTGCTAACCCCAACGCCCTTTGGCTTCCTTCAGCCATGGACTTTCCCCAGCACAGCCAGCACGTCTTGGAACAGCTGAACCAGCAGCGGCAGCTGGGGCTTCTCTGTGACTGCACCTTTGTGGTGGACGGTGTTCACTTTAAGGCTCATAAAGCAGTGCTGGCGGCCTGCAGCGAGTACTTCAAGATGCTCTTCGTGGACCAGAAGGACGTGGTGCACCTGGACATCAGTAACGCGGCAGGTACCCCGTCAGGGCTGGGGCTGAGCTTGCTGAGGGCCAGAAGCTATGGCTGGCCCTGTGCCATGCTAGGCCCTCCAGGGGCAGCACCTGCAGGCTGTGGCATGCAGCAGGCCTCCCGCACAGGCTTCAGGCCATGAGCAATTCAGGACTAAGTTCCTCCCACCTTTTGGGGGCCTGTTTTGATTGGCAGTGGAGTGGTAAGGGGAGGACAGGCAGGAAGGGGCTCATGATGAGCTCTAGGCCGCAGCGAACACAGGAAAGGCCTCATTGGGAGGGGCAGAGAGCAGGCAGGTTCTATGCCCTCTGGCCCGTTTCCATGGCAGAGTCAGTCCTGAAGCATCTACCCCAGTGCTAACTAGAAGTGTGGGGAGAGGTGATGGGGAAGGCTTAGGGGCTGGGAGCAGTGTCAGGAAGACCTTGGGGGTGTGGAAGGAACTGGTCCTGGATTCAGACTCCCAACCCAGACTGGCATGACATGCCATGAGAAGGTattattctcccattttatagatgtggaaactgagacccaaagagGTCAGTGACTGGCCTGGAGGTCAGTCAGATAGAGAGTTGGTAGCAGAGCCCTGATGAAAGTCAGGTTGGAGTGTCCTCCACTGGTGAAGTGTAGCGGCCAAACAGAGGGTGTGGAGGGCAGGTGTTCACACCATCTGTCCTCAATGCGGGGTGGGCATTCACACCTCTGTCCTCACCCAGGGCAGGCATTCACACTCTGTCCTCCATGCAGGATGGGCATTTATACCCCCGTCCTCTGTGCAGGGTGCGTATTCGCACCTCCTTTTCTCCATGCATGGGTGGCATTCACAGCCCATCCTCCTCCATGCAGGGCGGACAGTCACACCTTCTGTTCCCTGTGCAGTGTGGGCATTCACACCTCCTGTCCTCTGTGCAGGGTGGGTGTTCACACCTCTTGTTCTGTGTGCAGGGCAGGCATTCAGACCCTCAGCAAGCACTTCTTTTCAAGGGCTGTTGGCAGTGCTGAGATCCCCCAGGTTACCTGCCGCCTCTCCACAGAGGAGATGGGGCGATGCAGGCTTGCCACTCAGCTGTTCCTAAATCCCTGCATCCTGCTGCTGAGTGGAGTGGTGGGGCAGGCTGCCGGTGCCGGATCTTGAGGTGGGTCGTCTGTGACAGCTGTCCTGTCCTTGGCAGGCCTGGGGCAGGTGCTGGAGTTTATGTACACGGCCAAGCTGAGCCTGAGCCCTGAGAACGTGGATGATGTGCTGGCCGTGGCCACTTTCCTCCAAATGCAGGACATCATCACGGCCTGCCATGCCCTCAAGTCACTTGCTGAGCCGGCTACCAGCCCTGGGGGAAATGCGGAGGCCTTGGCCACAGAAGGTAGGTTATTGGCAGCTGCTCCCAAGCAGATGGCCAGAGACCTTGGCTTTTGACGTGGGCTCTGCCTCTGactttctgggtctcagtttcctcatctggccCTGCCTCGGTTGTGGGTGCTGGTGAGGGTTAGCCTCAGGTCTGAGGGTGgcctctctgcctgcctttcccCTACAGAGCACCCGGGAGCCGTGCCTGGTTCAGTGCCTTTGCACATGGGCAGGGTTTGCTCCTAAACCCTCCCGCGGGTCTATTCTCCTGAGCCCCTCCTTCCACCTCCCTTAGCAGCTAAGATAAAAGCCCTCAGATGCCCACTATGGGCCAGGTGCCTTGCTGTAGATTTCCAGAGGCTGCGTTCCTCCCTTTCCTAGTGCTGACCTCTGATCAGCTCCCTTAGTGCACACATGAGGTCTGCATGTCCCACACAAGCAGGAACCATCACTGTTGTATTCCCAGTGCCCAGCCATCAGCCTGGCATGGAGTGGGTGCCCTGTGAATAATTTGGTGAATGAACAAATCAGCAAACCACTACTTAGAGGTACCCTGGGGAGGACGAGGAAGACCTAGCAAGTTCTGGGCCACCTCACACCTCCAAATGGCGGGCACTTGATGGGAAACGGCAGGTCTGCCCTGTTCCATCTCCAGGAGGGGACAAGAGAGCCAAAGAGGAGAAGGCGGCCACCAGCACACTAAGCAGGCTGGAGCAGGCGGGACGCAGTGCACCCACAGGCCCCAGCAGGGACCTCAAGGAGGAGCGCGGCGGTCAGGCCCAGAGTGCGGCCAGCGGTGAGTCAGATGCCGAGGACCCAGCCGGCTGCCCTGTCACCTCCCAGCAGCCTGGGCACAGGGTAGTGAGGGCTGCCTTGGGGCAGGTAGCACGGGCACCTGCACCTCTTGAGCCTGTGTTACCCAGAATGACCTATTGTGTGTTCCAGGGGGTCTGTTTCAACCAGAGCAGACACAACAGCCTCAGCTAGGGGTGTGCTGGGGCCTCCCCTCCTGGGTCACACGCAGCCACCACCAGCGCGCTGGTCCAGGAGAGGTATCCGACCCCTGGGCAGAGGGTAGCAATCCAGCCTCCGGTGCTTCCCCCACCCAGGTGCAGAGCAGACAGAGAAAGCCGATGCGCCCCGGGAGCCGCTGCCTGTGGAGCTCAAGCCAGACCCCACGAGTGGCATGGCTGCCGCAGAAGCTGAGGCTGCTTTGTCCGAGAGCTCGGAGCAAGGTAGCCCCGCCCAGCCAGGACCAGGCCCTTCCTGGTGCATCCTCCCAGGGCCCTACCTCCACTGCGCACTGGGGCCTCcgtctcctcctgcctccagctaGTCCCACTTGGAGTCACCATGCACTTCAGCTTTGGGGCACCTTGGTCTTCGCATGTTCTTGAGTCTCGAGGTCGTTCCTTGGCTGACCATGCTAGCCGTGTGTCTGTGAGCACAGGCACGTCCTTCAAAGCCCTGGAGCTTCTGCTACTTCCCGGCTTTGAGCACCGCGCAGGGGTGCCTTGCCACCCACAGCAACCCTCCAGTGCCTGCTGGCCGACAGCGCCCATCCCAGCTGGCTGAGCCCCCTACCTGCATCCCGCAAGCAGCAAATACACAGTTCACAGGCCCTCCCCGGGGGCTTTCCTTGGCCAGTGCTGGGGCCATTTACTGTCCCTTCCACATGTTGCCGGCGCCCTTCACGTGCGCTCAGGCAGAGAGGGCTGCCGCCTCCATGCTTGCCCTTTTCTCCGCAGAAATGGAGGTGGAGCCCGCCCGGAAAGGGGAAGAGGAGCAAGAGGAGCAAGAGGAGGAGGGCGCAGGGCCAGCTGAGGTCAAGGAGGAGGGTTCCCATCTGCAGAACGGAGAGGCCCCCGAGGAGAACGAGAACGAGGAGTCAGCGGGCACAGACTCGGGGCAGGAGCTCGGCTCCGAGGCCCGGGGCCTGCGCTCAGGCACCTACGGCGACCGCACGGAGTCCAAGGCCTACGGCTCCGTCATCCACAAGTGCGAGGTGAGGGAGAGTGTGGCCAGCCCTCCCCGCCAGCCTCCCTCCCCTCTGGCCTCCCACCGGTTGCCCCTCACACCCCGCTTCCCCGCTGCACTCGCAGGACTGTGGGAAGGAGTTCACGCACACGGGGAACTTCAAGCGGCACATCCGCATCCATACGGGGGAGAAGCCCTTCTCGTGCCGGGAGTGCAGCAAGGCCTTTTCCGACCCGGCCGCGTGCAAGGCCCATGAGAAGACGCACAGGTACTGCCCCAGGCCGGCCTCCTGCCCCGGCCCCTGCCAGGCCCGGCCTTTCACGCCCCAGCGAGCCCTGCCTCCTCTCACCTTCTGGCCCTGCAGCCCTCTGAAGCCGTACGGCTGCGAGGAGTGCGGGAAGAGCTACCGCCTCATCAGCCTGCTCAACCTGCACAAGAAGCGGCACTCGGGCGAGGCGCGCTACCGCTGCGAGGACTGCGGCAAGCTCTTCACCACCTCGGGCAACCTCAAGCGCCACCAGCTGGTGCACAGCGGCGAGAAGCCCTACCAGTGCGACTACTGCGGCCGCTCCTTCTCCGACCCCACTTCCAAGATGCGCCACCTGGAGACCCACGACACGGACAAGGAGCACAAGTGCCCACACTGCGACAAGAAGTTCAACCAGGTGTGCGGACCCCTCCTGGAACTAGCGCCTGGGAGCCGCCCGTGGCCGCAGCCACACGCATGCCACGTGGTGGGGCGGGCGGGGGGGAGCACAACCCCGGCCTCCAAGAGCTCATCAGCTTGTTCACCCAGGAAACAGGCCCAGCGAGAGCCACTTCCGTGGGAGAGCTCCCGGCTGCTCTGCGGAGGGCAGGCCGAGTCAGGGCGGGGTTTGGTCCTGAAAAAATGGGGTGGGGCGGCTTACCTCTCACCGCTGGGACCTGGGACCTCTCCTGACCCAGGAGAGATGGAGACCTTCAGGGACCCTGGCAAGCCTGAGAGTCGATTGTTCCTTTGTGGGAGGGGCAGGTGAGGGGTCCCGGGGCCGAGCTCTGTGGGGTAGCCCCCCTGACCCCTCCCTGGGCACAGGTAGGGAACCTGAAGGCCCACCTGAAGATCCACATCGCTGACGGGCCCCTCAAGTGCCGAGAGTGTGGGAAGCAGTTCACCACCTCAGGTAGGGCCAGGGCTGCCCTGGCTGCCCTCACACCCCTGCTCCTCAGCCACCGGTGGTGCCCCACGCCAGGTTCGCCCTCGGTCTCGCCACAGGGAACCTGAAGCGGCACCTTCGGATCCACAGCGGGGAGAAACCCTACGTGTGCATCCACTGCCAGCGACAGTTTGCAGACCCCGGCGCTCTGCAGCGGCACGTCCGCATTCACACAGGTGGGTGGTGAGCGGCCATGCCCAGGACTGGGAGGGCATGGAGAGGAGCAGGCACCAACACCTTCTACCCGGTCCCCAGGTGAGAAGCCGTGCCAGTGTGTGATGTGCGGTAAGGCCTTCACCCAGGCCAGCTCCCTCATCGCCCACGTGCGCCAGCACACCGGGGAGAAGCCCTACGTCTGCGAGCGCTGCGGCAAGAGGTCCTGCCCCCCTCCCCGACACTCACTGGCCAGACACCCCACAGTGAGGGGGCTCAGAAGACAAACTGCGGGCTTGGCTGGGGACTGAGCTGACTGCTGCCCACGCCCCAGGCTCTGGTCCCAGGGGTCCTTTTCAGTctagagggtgaggcaggaggccCAGGTTGGGGCAGTTCCATGCGAGTCCCTTCCTGTGGCCCCACAGATTCGTCCAGTCCAGCCAGTTGGCCAATCATATTCGCCACCACGACAACATCCGCCCACACAAGTGCAGCGTGTGCAGCAAGGCCTTCGTGAACGTGGGGGACCTGTCCAAGCACATCATCATTCACACTGGTGAGCTGTGGCCCCCGCCATGCCTGTTCCTTCCCAGACCCTGTTGCCAGGTGGGGAGCAGGGGGAAGGAAGGGACCCCCCAGACCCCAGCCTCAGGTGCTAGCTCTTGCTGCAGGTGGCCTTGAAGGCAGTTCTGTTCAAATGAGGACCCCATTTTCCTAGAGCTTCCAGAGGTGCCAGTGTCACCAGAGGCACCCGTGCAGCTCTGGTGGCTGCCCCAGAGCACCTCCTGCTGTAAGACAGGGTTGCTGGGCAAACGAGTCATTGATggcctcccaccccatccctgcgGCCCCTTCCCCCAAAGGCAAGAGAGAACCTTGCTCCCCCAGGAGAGAAGCCTTACCTGTGTGATAAGTGTGGGCGTGGCTTCAACCGGGTAGACAACCTGCGCTCCCACGTGAAGACCGTGCACCAGGGCAAGGCAGGCATCAAGATCCTGGAGCCCGAGGAGGGCAGTGAGGTCAGCGTGGTCACTGTGGATGACATGGTCACGCTGGCCACCGAGGCACTGGCAGCAACAGCCGTCACTCAGCTCACAGGTGCGGGCTGTGGGCAGCAGAGGGAAGTCACAGGCAGCTTGCTGCCAGGGTGGCGATGATGGGGCAGTGCCCGTGCCTTCACCTTAGGCCCTGCGACTCTGCCCGCAGTGGTGCCAGTGGGAGCTGCAGTGACAGCCGATGAGACGGAAGTCCTGAAGGCCGAGATCAGCAAAGCTGTGAAGCAAGTACAGGAAGAAGGTGAGGGGGGCCACCTGGGTGTGAATGTGGGCAGAGCCCGGGGTCCTTCCCACTCTGACTGCTGCCCCACCTCCACAGACCCCAACACTCACATCCTCTACGCCTGTGACTCCTGTGGGGACAAGTTTCTGGATGCCAACAGCCTGGCTCAGCACGTGCGAATCCACACAGCCCAGGCACTGGTCATGTTCCAGACAGACGCGGACTTCTATCAGCAGTATGGGCCAGGTGGCACGTGGCCTGCCGGGCAGGTGCTGCAGGCTGGGGAGCTGGTCTTCCGCCCTCGGGACGGGGCCGAGGGCCAGCCCGCACTGGCAGAGACCTCCCCTACAGCTCCTGAATGTCCCCCGCCTGCCGAGTGAGCTGGCGGCCCTTCTGACTGTTTATTTAAGGATGGATGGCACCCTGGAACCGGGAAGGGTGGCCTGCTCCCTAGAGAGAataaattggattattttctaATGCTGCCTATAGGTCCCTGTGGGGTGGGTGGGCAGCTGGCAGctacaactgatgccacagaaaggCTGTACCACCCAGGAACCAGCCTTCCTGGGAAGGTCAGCCCGTCCCTCTTGCTGAATGCGACTAGAACCAGAGCCAGGCTGGCTGATTTGCCCCAAGTTGAGGAGTGGGCAGTACACTCAGGCTGGAGAGACCTCGGCACCACATGCCCCATGCCCTCATCCCATCTTGTTTGGAGGCTTCTCACCTGTTCATCTTTAGGGCCCGGCCTCCCCTCGCCCCACAGCTATGACCCTGCTCCCCCTCGGCCCAGGTTGGGGAGAGGTTGGGAAGTTGGGGAAGGGACCAGCAGGGGCAGCCACCAACTGCTTACCAGGGCACAGGCAACCCAGAGCGAGCCTGGCTCACAGGCCACTGCTGCCAGGCTTGGCTCAGGGGTCCTTCCAGCCAGAGTGGCAAGGTAGGCCAAGGAGAGTGCCAGGCCCAGGCCACTGCCCTGGCTCTGATGGGCCTAAGGGAGCAGATGGAAGCCACACTTGCTTCAGGGTTACCTGGCCTGAGGACTAAGGCCAAGCCAGTGCCATCATCTTTTGGGAAGGTTCAAAAATGGCatctctgccaccaggctgggaGCCCAGAGGGACAGGAAGGAGCAGCCAGGGGCTTTGATGGGGAGGTAGGGAGCTGGTGGAACAGCTTTCTCACTCCTGTCAGCAGGGAGTCAGGAGGTACTATCTTGTCCCCCCACAGTGGCCCCGGCACCTGTGGTCCACCTCACACCAGGACAGGCCCATTTGTAGGAGCCCATTGGTATCACAAGTGAGACCACCAACTTTATAGTCCCCATGTCCCTGTCCCAACTCCACAGCTTCTAGAGAATCCAGCTGCAGGGGAAGCCTGTCCCTAATTCCCATCCTCCTGTCTGGAGGCAGATACAGGATCAAATGAGCCCCCAGGGGCCCCAGCAGGCCACTGCCTCTGCAGGAGTCAGCCTGCTTCACActgggagaagggaagaggggGCAAAAGACAAGAAACCAAAGCTTGCTAAAATGTTTCTGAGATGGCATGGGGTGTGGTTATATTCTGTATCAAAATTGGAAGTGCCTTCCACATTACCTAAGAACCAGTTAGGACTTTGAAGACACCACAAGAGTGAGAAATGGTTAAGTTCAGTGACAAAAATCTCCTTTGTACAAGATAAAATTATCCTTGGGGAGGAGGACTGACTAGGAGGCAGAAGGGAAATAGTTCCCATGTACAGACTTGGCATGGGGAGCAAAAGCGGGATGAGGGCTGACTGTTCCCATAAGCCAAGGACCCAGGGTTCGTCCTCCCACCCAAGTGACAATCACATTCACACTtggtgtgttttatattttttaataaagtttgtAATCCAATggacacacaaaacaaaactgcgCTGGGAAAAACAGTTTCATAAATTAATAAGTGTTAGGAAGCTGGGGGAGAGGTCAAGGTAACAGGAAGAGGGGTTAGCCAGTCTTTTTGT
This window contains:
- the ZBTB17 gene encoding zinc finger and BTB domain-containing protein 17 isoform X2, producing MDFPQHSQHVLEQLNQQRQLGLLCDCTFVVDGVHFKAHKAVLAACSEYFKMLFVDQKDVVHLDISNAAGLGQVLEFMYTAKLSLSPENVDDVLAVATFLQMQDIITACHALKSLAEPATSPGGNAEALATEGGDKRAKEEKAATSTLSRLEQAGRSAPTGPSRDLKEERGGQAQSAASGAEQTEKADAPREPLPVELKPDPTSGMAAAEAEAALSESSEQEMEVEPARKGEEEQEEQEEEGAGPAEVKEEGSHLQNGEAPEENENEESAGTDSGQELGSEARGLRSGTYGDRTESKAYGSVIHKCEDCGKEFTHTGNFKRHIRIHTGEKPFSCRECSKAFSDPAACKAHEKTHSPLKPYGCEECGKSYRLISLLNLHKKRHSGEARYRCEDCGKLFTTSGNLKRHQLVHSGEKPYQCDYCGRSFSDPTSKMRHLETHDTDKEHKCPHCDKKFNQVGNLKAHLKIHIADGPLKCRECGKQFTTSGNLKRHLRIHSGEKPYVCIHCQRQFADPGALQRHVRIHTGEKPCQCVMCGKAFTQASSLIAHVRQHTGEKPYVCERCGKRFVQSSQLANHIRHHDNIRPHKCSVCSKAFVNVGDLSKHIIIHTGEKPYLCDKCGRGFNRVDNLRSHVKTVHQGKAGIKILEPEEGSEVSVVTVDDMVTLATEALAATAVTQLTVVPVGAAVTADETEVLKAEISKAVKQVQEEDPNTHILYACDSCGDKFLDANSLAQHVRIHTAQALVMFQTDADFYQQYGPGGTWPAGQVLQAGELVFRPRDGAEGQPALAETSPTAPECPPPAE
- the ZBTB17 gene encoding zinc finger and BTB domain-containing protein 17 isoform X1, which gives rise to MDFPQHSQHVLEQLNQQRQLGLLCDCTFVVDGVHFKAHKAVLAACSEYFKMLFVDQKDVVHLDISNAAGLGQVLEFMYTAKLSLSPENVDDVLAVATFLQMQDIITACHALKSLAEPATSPGGNAEALATEGGDKRAKEEKAATSTLSRLEQAGRSAPTGPSRDLKEERGGQAQSAASGAEQTEKADAPREPLPVELKPDPTSGMAAAEAEAALSESSEQEMEVEPARKGEEEQEEQEEEGAGPAEVKEEGSHLQNGEAPEENENEESAGTDSGQELGSEARGLRSGTYGDRTESKAYGSVIHKCEDCGKEFTHTGNFKRHIRIHTGEKPFSCRECSKAFSDPAACKAHEKTHSPLKPYGCEECGKSYRLISLLNLHKKRHSGEARYRCEDCGKLFTTSGNLKRHQLVHSGEKPYQCDYCGRSFSDPTSKMRHLETHDTDKEHKCPHCDKKFNQVGNLKAHLKIHIADGPLKCRECGKQFTTSGNLKRHLRIHSGEKPYVCIHCQRQFADPGALQRHVRIHTGEKPCQCVMCGKAFTQASSLIAHVRQHTGEKPYVCERCGKRFVQSSQLANHIRHHDNIRPHKCSVCSKAFVNVGDLSKHIIIHTGEKPYLCDKCGRGFNRVDNLRSHVKTVHQGKAGIKILEPEEGSEVSVVTVDDMVTLATEALAATAVTQLTGPATLPAVVPVGAAVTADETEVLKAEISKAVKQVQEEDPNTHILYACDSCGDKFLDANSLAQHVRIHTAQALVMFQTDADFYQQYGPGGTWPAGQVLQAGELVFRPRDGAEGQPALAETSPTAPECPPPAE